The Candidatus Eisenbacteria bacterium genome includes the window CGGCCGCCGGCTGCGAGGCGATCGTCACGAACTCGGCCGGCTGCGGGGCGGCACTGCGCGAGAGCGCGCACCTGAGCGGCGACGTCGCGTTCGGCGCGCTGGCGCGCGACGTGTCGGAAGTCCTGGCGGCGCTCGGACTGCCGGCCGGAGCGCAGGCGCAACACGCTCCGCTCGACGCGTCCGCGCCGTTGCGAGTCGCCTACCACGATGCCTGTCATCTCGCGCACGCGCAGAAGGTGCGAAGCGCACCGCGCGAGCTGCTGCGCGGGCTGCCCGGCGTGGCGCTGGTCGAACTCGCGAACAGCGACTGGTGTTGCGGGAGTGCCGGGGTCT containing:
- a CDS encoding (Fe-S)-binding protein, whose amino-acid sequence is AGARVTVPHAQTCCGALQAHAGLRDTSRALITENARVFARGSAAGCEAIVTNSAGCGAALRESAHLSGDVAFGALARDVSEVLAALGLPAGAQAQHAPLDASAPLRVAYHDACHLAHAQKVRSAPRELLRGLPGVALVELANSDWCCGSAGVYNLTQPDLADAQLTGKLDTIEAARAHLTVASNPGCLLHMRRGAAARGSSGAIEHLVDVIARAYPA